From bacterium, one genomic window encodes:
- a CDS encoding MTH1187 family thiamine-binding protein, whose translation MKVIADLCVVPLGVGVSVSEYVAACEKVLKKAGLKIQLHAYGTNIEGEWDKVFAAVKRCHQEIHRMGAPRITTTLKFGTRTDRSQTMADKVKSVRAKLKKG comes from the coding sequence ATGAAAGTCATCGCCGATCTTTGCGTCGTTCCCCTGGGCGTCGGGGTCTCGGTCTCCGAATACGTGGCCGCCTGCGAGAAGGTCCTCAAGAAAGCCGGGCTCAAGATCCAGCTCCATGCTTACGGCACCAATATCGAGGGCGAATGGGACAAGGTCTTCGCCGCGGTGAAAAGGTGCCACCAGGAGATCCACCGGATGGGCGCCCCCCGCATCACCACCACCCTCAAGTTCGGCACCCGGACCGATAGGTCCCAGACCATGGCCGATAAGGTGAAGAGCGTCCGGGCGAAACTGAAAAAGGGCTGA
- a CDS encoding NADH-quinone oxidoreductase subunit N has product MQALPIEWTALLPLWIVSGGALGLLLLEVLGGEEGRKAMPLACGTLLVLSLWDILAQLTRPMAGALFQGTVVVDLYSLTLMGICTLSTLLACVFSASYLVREKAVTGEFYALLLLALAGMFTLILAADFLTFFVGIEFMSLAGYILAGYLRVKEGSTEAALKYFLLGVFASGFLLYGIAVLYGASGMTHFPDLRHFMDQGGASSPWTYLGVAFLLVGLGFKTGLVPFHGWAPDVYDGSPAPVSAFLSTGIKAAAFGAMARLFTEAFGLPGPWIGAFAVLAVLTMTWGNLGALAQSSVKRMLGFSSVAHAGYLMVGLSVAAVAPANEIERGVAFYLLAYTLMTGGAFGWLAWASGKGEKEVAFNDLRGLGFRDPILGLVMAFFMFSLAGMTPTAGFFGKYFLFKTAVDHGMTGLVILGVLNSFLSAYYYLKVVGVLYTRTGEGKEGALPVTWGLRLSLVLCGLGVLVAGLLRMPF; this is encoded by the coding sequence ATGCAAGCCCTACCCATCGAATGGACCGCCCTTCTTCCCCTTTGGATCGTGAGCGGGGGAGCCTTGGGGCTCTTGCTCCTGGAAGTATTGGGGGGCGAGGAGGGGCGTAAGGCCATGCCCCTCGCCTGCGGGACCCTTTTGGTGCTTTCCCTCTGGGATATCCTGGCCCAATTGACGCGCCCCATGGCGGGGGCCTTGTTCCAGGGGACGGTGGTGGTCGACCTCTATTCACTGACCTTGATGGGGATCTGCACCCTCTCGACCCTGCTGGCCTGTGTTTTTTCCGCCTCTTACCTGGTCCGCGAGAAGGCCGTGACAGGCGAGTTCTATGCGCTCCTGCTCCTGGCGTTGGCGGGGATGTTCACCCTCATCCTGGCCGCCGACTTCCTCACCTTCTTCGTCGGGATCGAGTTCATGTCGTTGGCGGGCTACATCCTGGCCGGTTATTTGCGGGTCAAGGAAGGATCCACCGAGGCTGCCTTGAAGTATTTCCTGCTCGGCGTCTTCGCGTCGGGGTTCCTTCTCTACGGCATCGCAGTCCTTTATGGAGCGTCCGGGATGACCCATTTCCCGGACCTTCGCCACTTCATGGACCAGGGGGGAGCCTCCTCCCCTTGGACCTACCTGGGGGTGGCGTTCCTCCTGGTGGGCCTGGGGTTCAAAACGGGTTTGGTGCCGTTCCATGGCTGGGCGCCCGATGTTTATGATGGATCCCCCGCACCCGTTTCCGCCTTCCTTTCCACGGGCATCAAGGCCGCGGCTTTCGGGGCCATGGCCCGCCTTTTCACCGAGGCCTTCGGCCTGCCGGGCCCCTGGATCGGCGCTTTCGCGGTGCTGGCGGTCCTCACCATGACCTGGGGGAACTTGGGCGCCTTGGCCCAATCCAGCGTCAAGCGCATGCTCGGATTCTCCAGCGTCGCCCATGCGGGTTACCTGATGGTGGGCTTGTCGGTCGCGGCCGTCGCCCCCGCCAACGAGATCGAGCGCGGTGTGGCCTTCTACCTTCTCGCTTATACGCTCATGACGGGCGGGGCCTTCGGTTGGCTGGCTTGGGCCTCGGGAAAAGGGGAAAAGGAGGTCGCCTTCAACGACCTCCGGGGGCTCGGCTTCCGCGATCCCATCCTGGGATTGGTGATGGCGTTCTTTATGTTCTCGCTCGCCGGAATGACGCCCACCGCCGGGTTCTTCGGGAAGTATTTCCTCTTCAAGACCGCGGTCGACCATGGGATGACCGGACTGGTCATCCTGGGCGTCTTGAACAGCTTCCTTTCGGCCTACTATTATTTGAAGGTGGTCGGCGTCCTTTACACCCGGACCGGGGAAGGGAAGGAAGGGGCCCTGCCGGTGACCTGGGGACTGCGACTTTCGCTGGTCCTCTGTGGGCTCGGGGTCCTGGTGGCGGGTTTGTTGAGGATGCCTTTTTGA
- a CDS encoding prepilin-type N-terminal cleavage/methylation domain-containing protein, whose translation MGQGRGKTAGFTLVELMIVVAVIGILAAIAIPRFGEMVEKSREGQTKGNLNSIHSAMMIYYGDQKGIWPTTLNTYVSFAFSQYLDNVNPVKVTGHFVANAINPAGANVAMTANSGTPIGSSTGWLYDSTNGGVYVNSTVKDSRYLPYSFYGFE comes from the coding sequence ATGGGTCAAGGGCGCGGGAAGACCGCCGGATTCACGCTGGTCGAATTGATGATCGTCGTGGCCGTCATCGGCATCCTGGCCGCCATCGCGATCCCCCGGTTCGGGGAAATGGTCGAAAAGTCCCGGGAAGGCCAGACCAAGGGGAACCTCAACAGCATCCATTCGGCCATGATGATCTATTACGGGGATCAAAAAGGCATCTGGCCGACCACCTTGAACACCTATGTGTCCTTCGCCTTCAGCCAATACCTCGATAACGTGAACCCGGTGAAGGTCACGGGGCATTTCGTCGCCAATGCTATCAACCCGGCGGGAGCGAATGTGGCCATGACGGCCAACAGCGGTACGCCTATTGGGAGCAGCACAGGATGGCTTTATGACAGCACCAATGGGGGGGTCTACGTGAACAGCACGGTGAAGGATTCCCGGTATCTCCCTTATTCCTTCTACGGGTTCGAGTAA
- a CDS encoding NADH-quinone oxidoreductase subunit M: MILSILIALPLVGAGLAALFPQERASKALAFLASFTTFVFSLSLVQGFNPADGGFQFEEQKDLLPSLGIHYSLGMDGLSLWLILLTTFLTPWVLLASWGWIRINLRGYLASVLVLESAMIGTLASTDLFLFYLFWELMLVPVFFLMGIWGGPNRGRATLKFVLFTMLGSLLMLVALIYATHEAHSFDYTKLFEHTFPEDVQFWCFLAFSMAFLIKVPLFPFHAWLPDAYTEAPAGATALLSGVMVKLGVYGLLRFCIPLFPVAARDFAPWIMVLALAGVLHGALMAVLQTDFKRMAAYSSLSHMGLVLLGVFTYSLMGLQGGLIEMIGHGVAMTAFFLLIGALWTRRESHEAEEFGGLAKVAPFLAFTFLWTLLSVAGLPAFAGFPGEVLILLSTYKAWPLLAVLAIGGFVLTAWFLFHFYGRVFLGPLSKKPNQKVSDLSWSEILALLPLCLAALWVGLNPNLFIAPAEKTLQMKVIEKLKPPPRMTDFAAEQRHRQETLEKEKNKK, translated from the coding sequence TTGATCCTCTCCATCCTCATCGCGCTACCCCTGGTGGGCGCCGGTCTTGCCGCCCTTTTCCCCCAGGAAAGGGCCTCGAAGGCCTTGGCCTTCCTGGCCTCCTTCACGACCTTCGTGTTCTCCCTTTCCCTGGTCCAGGGCTTCAACCCGGCGGATGGCGGGTTCCAATTCGAGGAGCAGAAGGACCTGCTCCCTTCCCTGGGGATCCATTACAGCCTGGGGATGGACGGCCTGTCCCTCTGGCTCATCCTCCTGACCACCTTCCTGACCCCCTGGGTGCTTTTGGCCAGCTGGGGTTGGATCCGCATCAACCTGCGGGGTTACCTGGCCTCGGTCCTGGTGCTGGAGTCGGCCATGATCGGGACCCTGGCTTCCACCGACCTTTTCCTCTTCTATCTCTTCTGGGAGCTCATGCTGGTGCCGGTCTTCTTCCTCATGGGGATCTGGGGCGGGCCGAACCGGGGCCGGGCGACCCTGAAGTTCGTCCTTTTCACCATGCTGGGATCCCTCCTGATGCTGGTGGCCCTGATCTACGCCACCCACGAAGCCCATAGCTTCGATTACACCAAGCTTTTCGAACACACCTTCCCCGAGGACGTCCAGTTCTGGTGCTTCCTGGCCTTCTCGATGGCTTTCCTGATCAAGGTCCCGCTTTTCCCGTTCCACGCCTGGCTACCCGACGCCTATACCGAGGCCCCGGCGGGCGCCACCGCCCTTCTCTCGGGGGTCATGGTCAAGCTGGGGGTCTATGGTTTGCTCCGCTTCTGCATCCCGCTCTTCCCGGTCGCGGCCAGGGATTTCGCGCCCTGGATCATGGTGCTGGCCCTGGCCGGGGTGCTCCATGGGGCTCTCATGGCGGTCCTGCAGACCGACTTCAAGCGCATGGCCGCTTACTCCTCCCTTTCCCACATGGGTCTGGTCCTGCTCGGGGTTTTCACCTATTCGCTGATGGGCCTACAGGGCGGGCTCATCGAGATGATCGGCCATGGAGTGGCCATGACCGCCTTCTTCCTTTTGATCGGGGCCCTCTGGACCCGCCGCGAAAGCCATGAGGCCGAGGAGTTCGGGGGCCTGGCCAAGGTGGCGCCCTTCCTGGCCTTCACCTTCCTTTGGACCCTCCTGTCGGTGGCGGGCCTACCGGCCTTCGCCGGGTTCCCCGGGGAAGTGCTGATCCTCCTTTCGACCTATAAAGCCTGGCCCCTCTTGGCCGTGCTGGCCATCGGCGGGTTCGTGCTGACCGCCTGGTTCCTCTTCCATTTCTATGGACGGGTCTTCCTGGGCCCCCTGTCCAAGAAGCCGAACCAGAAGGTCTCCGACCTTTCCTGGAGCGAGATCCTGGCCCTCCTGCCCCTTTGCCTGGCCGCCCTTTGGGTGGGGCTGAATCCCAATCTCTTCATCGCCCCGGCAGAGAAGACCCTGCAGATGAAGGTCATCGAAAAGCTCAAGCCTCCCCCGCGGATGACCGATTTCGCCGCCGAACAGCGCCACCGGCAGGAAACATTGGAAAAAGAGAAGAACAAAAAGTGA
- the nuoL gene encoding NADH-quinone oxidoreductase subunit L: MGIETIQAVNLIQYDWIWLIFAAPLFGGVLNGLLVLVAARRGRPFPEALYATLSCGSAILSFCFAWTAYLHFKDGGPGTILAQNLGTWIESTDFQVFLKFHLDALSITMTVFITLVSSLIHLYSIGYMKGDAGFGRFFTYMNLFLFSMLVLVTAQNLILMFLGWEGVGFCSYLLIGFWFEDMAKADAGKKAIIYNRIGDAGFLLGILLLFTLTGTVNFADLQMGKHSINELSATLICLCFFFGATGKSAQIPLYVWLPDAMAGPTPVSALIHAATMVTAGIYLVARLSFLFVLAPWASTVVAVIGVLTALLAATLAVVQQDIKKVLAYSTISQLGYMFLGAGVSAYGAGVFHLITHGFFKACLFLGAGSVIHALGGEQDIRKMGGLLKHVPLTSVGFLLGWMAISGIVPFCGGFNSKDAILWNALAVPNSVLPFLPQVLYGIGLLTAFLTSFYMTRLVVLVFFGNYRGDKKIFDHVHESPRIMTVPLLILGAGSLVSGWIGMPQAIGGGDSLGQFLEPIFHLSTVEPTSLPKSMEPLFMIVSWAVAVGGVLFAWFVYGLKHKISPILLKLIPGGAQTLEKKYYVDEIYEASAVKGVKALASWVSDRLVETILVNGLVQALTGAAAGLARWVQRSQTGLVRAYLAYVALGAALLIYWMTH; the protein is encoded by the coding sequence ATGGGCATCGAGACCATCCAAGCCGTGAACCTGATCCAATACGATTGGATCTGGCTCATCTTCGCCGCGCCTCTTTTCGGAGGGGTGCTGAACGGCCTGTTGGTGCTCGTCGCCGCGCGCCGGGGCCGCCCCTTTCCGGAAGCCCTTTACGCCACCCTGTCCTGCGGTTCGGCCATCCTTTCCTTTTGCTTCGCCTGGACCGCCTACCTCCACTTCAAGGACGGCGGACCGGGCACCATCCTGGCCCAGAACCTGGGGACCTGGATCGAATCGACCGACTTCCAAGTCTTCTTGAAGTTCCACCTGGACGCCCTCTCCATCACCATGACGGTCTTCATCACCCTGGTCTCCAGCCTCATCCACCTCTATTCCATCGGATACATGAAAGGGGACGCGGGTTTCGGCCGGTTCTTCACCTACATGAACCTGTTCCTTTTCTCCATGCTGGTGTTGGTCACGGCCCAGAACCTGATCCTGATGTTCCTGGGCTGGGAAGGGGTCGGGTTCTGTTCCTATCTATTGATCGGCTTCTGGTTCGAGGACATGGCCAAGGCCGACGCGGGCAAGAAGGCGATCATCTACAACCGCATCGGGGACGCCGGGTTCCTGCTGGGCATCCTGCTGCTCTTCACCCTGACCGGGACCGTGAATTTCGCCGACCTTCAGATGGGCAAGCACAGCATCAACGAGCTTTCGGCCACCCTCATCTGCCTCTGCTTCTTCTTCGGGGCGACCGGCAAGTCGGCCCAGATCCCCCTTTATGTTTGGCTGCCCGATGCCATGGCGGGCCCCACGCCGGTCTCCGCCCTCATCCACGCGGCCACCATGGTGACCGCCGGGATCTACCTGGTGGCCCGCCTGAGCTTCCTCTTCGTGCTGGCGCCCTGGGCCTCCACGGTGGTGGCCGTCATCGGCGTCCTGACCGCCCTTTTGGCGGCCACCCTGGCGGTGGTCCAGCAGGACATCAAGAAGGTCCTGGCCTATTCCACCATCTCCCAGTTGGGCTATATGTTCCTGGGCGCGGGGGTCAGCGCCTACGGTGCCGGGGTCTTCCACCTCATCACCCATGGGTTCTTCAAGGCCTGCCTCTTCCTGGGGGCCGGGTCCGTCATCCACGCCCTCGGCGGGGAACAGGACATCCGCAAGATGGGGGGGCTCTTGAAACACGTGCCCCTGACCAGCGTGGGATTCCTCCTGGGCTGGATGGCCATCTCGGGGATCGTGCCTTTCTGCGGTGGGTTCAACAGCAAGGACGCCATCCTGTGGAACGCCCTGGCCGTTCCTAACTCCGTGTTGCCCTTCCTACCCCAGGTGCTCTACGGCATCGGGCTCCTGACGGCTTTCCTGACCTCCTTCTATATGACCCGCCTGGTGGTGCTGGTCTTCTTCGGGAACTATCGGGGGGACAAGAAGATCTTCGACCATGTCCATGAATCGCCCCGGATCATGACGGTGCCTCTCCTCATCCTGGGGGCCGGGTCGCTGGTGTCGGGCTGGATCGGCATGCCGCAGGCCATCGGAGGCGGTGACAGCCTGGGACAGTTCCTTGAGCCCATCTTCCATCTTTCCACGGTGGAACCGACCAGCCTCCCCAAGAGCATGGAGCCCCTCTTCATGATCGTTTCCTGGGCGGTGGCCGTCGGCGGCGTCCTTTTCGCCTGGTTCGTCTATGGCTTGAAGCACAAGATCAGCCCGATCCTCTTGAAGCTGATCCCCGGCGGGGCCCAGACCCTGGAGAAGAAATACTACGTGGACGAGATCTACGAGGCTTCGGCGGTCAAAGGCGTGAAAGCCCTGGCGAGCTGGGTCTCGGACCGTTTGGTGGAGACCATCCTGGTCAACGGCCTGGTGCAGGCCCTGACCGGTGCCGCCGCCGGTCTCGCACGCTGGGTCCAGAGATCCCAGACCGGGTTGGTCCGCGCTTACCTGGCCTATGTGGCCCTGGGCGCCGCCTTGCTGATCTATTGGATGACGCATTAA